From Sediminibacterium sp. TEGAF015, a single genomic window includes:
- a CDS encoding helix-turn-helix transcriptional regulator, translating to MSLSKEEFCAKVGCQVRKLRLEKQLSIEELALDAGMEYTQLSRIELGRINTSIYQIYKISKSLDVTIPQIFYDIQK from the coding sequence ATGTCTTTATCCAAAGAAGAATTCTGTGCTAAGGTTGGATGCCAAGTTCGAAAACTTCGATTAGAGAAACAGCTAAGTATTGAGGAGTTGGCTTTAGATGCTGGTATGGAATACACGCAATTAAGCAGAATTGAGCTTGGCAGAATTAATACAAGTATTTATCAGATATATAAAATATCAAAAAGTTTGGACGTAACAATACCTCAAATCTTCTATGATATTCAAAAATAA
- a CDS encoding phytochrome family protein — translation MIELSIYANYFAFSFYLICFLIVLKKSDWKLPMILLFVSASLLFLQNISFIIYKTNYYFKVPHLIRVSGPFLYLGGPILYLFVRTLFYNEYKFRRWDFLHFLPFLMNVIELMPFYLSSPDVKIKTLQVIVSGKLINYDLYHEGLLGTIWHTLLRSISWLLYATFSILMYVRLRKQIKPNLITDFESKFKFTKLFLSFKIIGFFLALIGVFFITVDNFILLVIILNNLVNLTIVLLLFIKFPEFIYGNSFQQHSNIQREGLMNIALSQSMYLRLLESSKFDINILIDNNFKVQYYDKFAEKIIHNTFNKRIEFDIDLRDVIDLTLAPFFESNIRKVLNGKEIDSEVVLTKYDTKAISTFEINFRPFYNEVGKMIGVAIGANNIDEKKKMNLLQEQYVQSLDSLAWKSSHTLRAPVANMKGIIEVLQSNYIDKSPEESNKLVGYLVSELNRLDHVIIDMVAKAREELVN, via the coding sequence ATGATAGAACTATCCATTTATGCAAATTACTTTGCATTTTCATTCTATTTAATCTGTTTTTTAATTGTTCTGAAAAAAAGTGATTGGAAGCTACCGATGATTCTTTTATTTGTTTCTGCTTCATTACTTTTTCTTCAAAATATTTCGTTCATTATATATAAAACGAATTACTATTTTAAAGTTCCACATTTAATTAGAGTTTCTGGACCTTTTTTATATTTAGGTGGACCAATATTATATTTATTTGTTAGGACTCTATTCTATAACGAATATAAATTTAGAAGATGGGATTTCTTACATTTCCTTCCTTTCTTAATGAATGTTATAGAACTGATGCCTTTTTATTTAAGTTCTCCTGATGTTAAAATTAAAACATTGCAAGTCATTGTTTCAGGGAAGTTAATTAATTATGATTTGTATCATGAAGGTTTATTGGGTACAATTTGGCATACTTTGCTAAGATCGATAAGTTGGTTACTTTATGCAACATTTAGTATTCTGATGTATGTTCGTTTAAGAAAACAAATCAAACCTAATTTAATAACAGATTTTGAATCTAAATTCAAGTTCACAAAGTTGTTTTTATCCTTTAAAATAATTGGATTCTTTCTAGCGCTTATAGGTGTTTTTTTTATTACTGTAGATAACTTCATTCTTTTAGTTATCATACTCAATAATTTAGTCAATTTGACTATTGTGTTATTATTATTTATCAAGTTTCCAGAATTTATTTACGGAAATTCATTTCAACAACATTCGAATATCCAGCGTGAGGGTTTAATGAATATTGCTTTGAGTCAGTCAATGTACTTGCGGCTGCTTGAGTCTAGTAAGTTTGATATAAATATACTAATTGATAATAATTTCAAAGTACAGTATTATGATAAATTTGCAGAAAAAATAATACATAATACTTTTAACAAGCGTATTGAATTTGATATTGATTTAAGAGACGTCATTGATTTAACCTTAGCTCCGTTTTTTGAATCTAATATTAGAAAAGTGTTAAATGGCAAGGAGATAGATAGTGAAGTTGTTTTAACTAAATATGATACTAAAGCAATATCAACTTTTGAGATTAACTTCAGACCTTTTTATAATGAAGTTGGTAAAATGATTGGTGTCGCAATCGGGGCAAATAATATTGATGAAAAAAAGAAAATGAATTTATTGCAAGAACAATATGTTCAAAGTTTAGATTCACTTGCTTGGAAAAGTTCTCATACTTTAAGAGCTCCTGTGGCAAATATGAAAGGCATAATTGAAGTATTACAAAGTAATTACATTGACAAGTCCCCTGAAGAATCCAATAAACTAGTTGGATATTTAGTTTCTGAACTAAATCGTTTAGATCATGTAATTATTGACATGGTTGCTAAAGCCCGTGAGGAATTGGTTAACTAA
- a CDS encoding alpha/beta fold hydrolase — MKKILLVILLNFSAFCLHTCYAQSSSSPTYVIVHGAWGGSWAFKKVDSLLTAQGATVYRPSLTGQGERVHLANPEVGLYTHIKDVVNMILFEDLKNIILVGHSYGGMVITGVADSIPDRIAQMIYLDAFVPEDGESVFAQGKTPEAMRPLIENGFLVPRWVKPDQAPPKDVPHAVKTFTDKISLKNPKRLTIPTHYILTVDKGKDPTKDDFSSQADKARKYKWPVSILEADHNPQWSAPMPFSEMLQNIVKKKTP, encoded by the coding sequence ATGAAAAAGATCCTTTTAGTAATTCTACTTAATTTCTCAGCTTTTTGTTTACATACTTGCTATGCACAATCATCCTCCAGCCCTACTTATGTTATAGTTCATGGCGCATGGGGTGGGAGCTGGGCTTTCAAAAAAGTAGATTCTTTGCTTACTGCACAAGGTGCAACTGTATACAGACCTTCATTAACTGGTCAAGGTGAGCGGGTTCACCTGGCAAATCCTGAAGTGGGCTTATACACTCATATAAAGGATGTAGTTAACATGATTCTTTTTGAAGACCTCAAGAATATAATACTGGTAGGCCATAGTTATGGTGGTATGGTGATAACAGGTGTGGCCGATAGCATACCTGATAGAATTGCCCAAATGATTTATCTGGATGCATTTGTTCCGGAAGATGGAGAGAGTGTATTTGCACAGGGTAAAACGCCTGAAGCAATGAGACCCCTAATTGAAAATGGGTTCCTGGTTCCGAGATGGGTAAAACCCGATCAGGCTCCTCCAAAAGATGTTCCACATGCAGTTAAAACATTCACCGACAAAATTAGCCTGAAGAATCCTAAACGACTAACAATCCCTACCCATTATATTCTCACTGTAGACAAGGGGAAGGATCCAACCAAAGATGATTTTTCTTCTCAAGCAGACAAGGCAAGAAAATACAAGTGGCCGGTTTCTATTTTAGAAGCCGATCATAATCCCCAATGGTCTGCGCCTATGCCTTTTTCAGAAATGCTACAGAATATTGTAAAAAAAAAGACTCCTTAG
- a CDS encoding M1 family metallopeptidase — MVCAYAFFRNATEYCKKKDSLVGSITAERAWWNILHYNLTVEPDWVHKKLKGIQTITYEVLQNRPIKEMQIDLVAPLAIDSVIQDGKSVAFRQVGDIWYLQLNKQRQSSKKQVTIYYAGKPIESLHAPWDGGMVWSKDSLGRPWISVACQYKGASLWFPCKNHLSDEPENGATISVIVPDSLIAVSNGRLIHQQQLAADKTLFRWQVKSPINHYGISFYIGKYVHLSGKHNGKNGLLSTDFWVLDYNRQKAIEHLMPQIDSTLVALENCFGPYPFYNDGFKMVDAPYIGMEHQSAIAYGSSYRKGTNVKGGDISNTGWGKKTDRILVHETAHEWFGNSITASDIADRWIQEGFVGLAEELVIAHYWGEDAGNAFMQGRFRTIENDKPVIGKYGINEDGSQDNYVKGWAVMHMIKTMLSNNNRFIQLLRKLNREFFHHVVTSREVEAFFIRETKLQLKPFFDQYLRSAQVPILQYVIKDNQIKYRFVNCNSGFTMPLKTNITGKEWIYPTASWKTVPIKGLIQGNSFQVDTNFYIQTEQTN, encoded by the coding sequence ATGGTCTGCGCCTATGCCTTTTTCAGAAATGCTACAGAATATTGTAAAAAAAAAGACTCCTTAGTAGGCTCCATCACAGCGGAAAGGGCTTGGTGGAATATTCTTCACTACAACTTAACTGTTGAGCCAGATTGGGTGCATAAAAAATTAAAGGGCATTCAGACCATTACCTATGAGGTTCTACAAAATAGACCCATAAAGGAAATGCAGATAGATCTTGTTGCACCATTAGCGATTGATAGTGTGATACAAGATGGTAAATCCGTTGCATTTAGACAAGTAGGGGACATCTGGTATTTACAATTGAATAAGCAACGTCAATCATCAAAAAAACAAGTCACCATTTATTACGCTGGTAAACCCATTGAGTCCTTACATGCCCCTTGGGATGGCGGAATGGTGTGGTCTAAAGATTCATTGGGTCGGCCCTGGATTTCAGTTGCCTGTCAATACAAAGGGGCAAGTCTTTGGTTCCCCTGTAAGAATCATTTATCTGATGAGCCAGAAAATGGAGCAACCATTTCTGTGATTGTTCCGGATAGTTTAATAGCAGTCAGTAATGGAAGATTGATACATCAGCAACAACTTGCTGCAGATAAAACCTTATTTCGTTGGCAGGTAAAAAGTCCGATCAATCACTATGGCATTTCTTTTTATATTGGTAAGTATGTTCATTTATCTGGAAAGCATAATGGTAAAAATGGTCTGTTGAGTACCGATTTTTGGGTGCTGGATTACAATCGCCAAAAAGCAATTGAACATTTGATGCCCCAGATCGATAGTACGCTTGTTGCTCTAGAAAATTGCTTTGGTCCATATCCTTTTTATAATGATGGATTTAAAATGGTAGATGCACCTTATATAGGTATGGAGCATCAAAGTGCAATTGCCTATGGAAGCTCTTACCGAAAGGGTACGAATGTAAAAGGGGGGGATATTTCAAATACCGGTTGGGGTAAAAAGACAGACCGTATCCTTGTTCATGAAACTGCTCATGAATGGTTTGGGAATAGCATTACTGCCAGTGATATTGCCGATAGATGGATACAAGAAGGTTTTGTTGGACTTGCAGAAGAATTAGTGATTGCACACTATTGGGGAGAAGATGCAGGTAATGCTTTCATGCAAGGTAGATTCAGAACCATTGAGAATGATAAACCTGTAATTGGTAAATATGGAATAAATGAAGACGGTAGTCAGGATAATTATGTAAAAGGGTGGGCGGTGATGCATATGATCAAAACTATGCTGTCCAATAACAATCGTTTTATTCAACTATTGCGAAAATTGAATAGAGAGTTTTTTCATCATGTGGTTACTTCCAGGGAGGTGGAAGCTTTTTTTATTCGGGAAACTAAACTGCAGCTAAAGCCTTTTTTTGACCAATACCTTAGATCAGCGCAGGTACCTATTCTTCAATATGTAATTAAAGACAATCAAATAAAATACAGATTTGTGAACTGCAATAGTGGGTTTACTATGCCCCTTAAAACCAATATAACTGGAAAGGAATGGATTTATCCAACTGCTTCATGGAAAACAGTTCCAATAAAAGGACTAATCCAAGGAAATTCATTTCAAGTAGACACTAATTTTTATATACAAACCGAACAGACCAATTAA
- a CDS encoding acetyl-CoA hydrolase/transferase family protein, translating to MYISASEAIQKIQSHQKVFLHGSAATPIRLINELIAQKDRLSEVELISITQQGVDLNEPSLKGHFFMNSLFVSESNRKAINMGMGDYTPVFLSEIPLLFNRNILEVDVAIVTVSPPDKHGYCSLGTSVDIVKSALRSAKKIIAQVNPNMPRVHGDGFIAFSKIDFAIWADDPLPEVSYAKGLTEVHEKIGKIVAELVEDEATLQLGIGSIPDAVLKNLTNHKNLGLHTEMFSDGAIPLIQNGTINNSRKKIVKGYCVTSFLLGTKALYDFADDNPIIKALDIDYVNDPRVLSLNKKVTAINSAIEVDLTGQVCSDSIGMYQYSGIGGQMDFIRGAALSEGGKPIIALPSVTNKGISRIVPYLKQGAGVVTTRGHIHWVVTEYGAVNLFGMNMAQRAKALISIAHPDHREELERTTAERFKY from the coding sequence ATGTATATTTCTGCTTCAGAAGCTATCCAGAAAATCCAATCCCATCAAAAAGTTTTTTTACATGGAAGCGCAGCAACCCCAATCAGGTTAATCAATGAGTTGATTGCACAGAAAGACCGGCTCTCAGAAGTAGAATTAATCAGTATAACACAACAAGGTGTAGACCTGAATGAGCCTTCTTTGAAGGGACATTTTTTCATGAATTCGCTGTTTGTGTCCGAAAGCAATCGCAAAGCCATTAACATGGGGATGGGTGATTATACGCCCGTATTTCTAAGCGAAATACCCTTGCTATTTAACAGGAACATATTAGAAGTGGATGTGGCCATTGTAACGGTATCACCACCAGATAAACACGGTTATTGTTCTTTAGGAACTTCGGTGGATATTGTAAAATCTGCCTTACGTTCAGCTAAAAAGATCATTGCACAAGTAAATCCCAATATGCCCAGGGTGCATGGAGATGGGTTTATCGCCTTTTCAAAAATTGATTTTGCTATATGGGCAGATGATCCGCTACCCGAAGTTAGCTATGCAAAAGGTTTAACAGAAGTACATGAGAAAATCGGGAAGATTGTGGCTGAATTAGTAGAAGACGAAGCTACTTTACAATTGGGTATTGGCAGTATACCCGATGCAGTGTTAAAAAATTTAACCAATCACAAAAACCTTGGTCTGCATACAGAAATGTTCTCTGACGGAGCAATTCCGCTAATACAAAATGGAACCATTAACAATAGCAGAAAAAAAATAGTAAAAGGATATTGTGTTACCTCCTTTTTACTAGGCACCAAGGCATTATATGATTTTGCAGACGACAATCCAATCATCAAGGCACTAGACATTGATTATGTAAATGACCCAAGGGTTTTAAGCCTTAACAAAAAAGTAACTGCTATCAACAGTGCTATTGAAGTAGACTTAACAGGACAAGTATGTTCCGATTCAATTGGCATGTATCAGTATTCAGGCATTGGGGGGCAGATGGACTTTATTAGAGGAGCCGCTTTATCGGAGGGTGGAAAGCCAATCATCGCTTTACCATCCGTTACCAATAAAGGAATTTCCAGAATCGTTCCTTATTTAAAGCAAGGCGCAGGTGTGGTAACTACAAGAGGTCATATTCACTGGGTTGTAACAGAATACGGTGCTGTAAACTTATTCGGGATGAACATGGCACAAAGAGCTAAAGCATTAATCAGCATTGCACACCCTGACCACAGAGAAGAACTTGAAAGAACAACTGCCGAAAGATTTAAATATTAG
- a CDS encoding RNA polymerase sigma-70 factor: protein MLSNVEINNLLEAISTRDCEKSYKALFVSLHESLYSFAFTFLKSSEDSEEVVSDLFINLWMKRKNLKRLDNPKLYLLIGTKNFALNRLKLNKRKASLQLDDFSMHLESVFFNPEELAISAELTQKIMDAVNALPPKCKIIFKLIKEESLKYHEVSELLDLSVKTVESQMAIALRRIRQCLEFKHEFPEIHSILAKK from the coding sequence GTGCTGTCAAATGTAGAAATTAATAATTTACTTGAAGCTATCTCTACCAGAGATTGTGAAAAGTCTTACAAGGCGCTATTCGTTTCACTACACGAAAGCCTTTACAGCTTTGCTTTTACATTTCTTAAATCATCTGAAGATTCGGAAGAAGTGGTTTCTGATCTTTTTATTAATTTATGGATGAAAAGGAAGAATTTAAAGCGTTTGGATAACCCCAAGCTTTATCTGCTAATTGGAACAAAAAACTTTGCTTTAAACCGTTTAAAACTCAATAAGCGTAAAGCATCACTTCAGTTAGATGATTTTTCGATGCACCTTGAGAGCGTCTTTTTTAATCCAGAGGAATTGGCCATCTCTGCTGAACTGACCCAAAAAATAATGGACGCAGTGAATGCCTTACCTCCCAAATGCAAAATCATCTTTAAGTTGATTAAAGAAGAAAGTTTGAAATACCATGAAGTTTCCGAACTCCTGGATCTGTCTGTTAAAACAGTGGAGTCGCAAATGGCGATTGCTCTTAGAAGAATTCGTCAATGTTTAGAGTTTAAACATGAATTCCCTGAAATCCATTCTATTTTAGCCAAAAAATAA
- a CDS encoding FecR family protein, whose amino-acid sequence MKEERFWILLTKKIFGEASEEELKQLQAYISSNQDFLASHDRLSDFFASNTPKTSSSNKQNQEDHYLNHVNRLKAQVQDFDMVDDEIANDFIHIDTKQPKIARWIKVAFSIAAVGIGAFFLFNTLFSKSELPTLAKSKPQNEVIVSKGSKSKIVLPDGTQVWINSGSKLTYDENLNGKYREVMLDGEAYFDVVHNPSRPFIVHTSDIDIHVLGTVFNVKAYSVDETIEATLIQGSIEVVNRNQKDAPKLMLKPHEKIIFNKESTVNAKKEVIAGAEIKEIREASFNVQVVPISKALADSSIHETSWVYNKILFEEEKVKDIVKKLERWYNVQINLANEDIENIRLSGSFVDETIDEALRDLQLLIPFNYEIKNNIITITKK is encoded by the coding sequence ATGAAAGAAGAACGATTTTGGATTCTGCTTACGAAAAAAATTTTCGGCGAAGCTTCTGAGGAGGAATTGAAGCAATTGCAGGCTTATATAAGTTCAAATCAGGATTTTCTGGCTTCTCATGACAGATTAAGCGATTTTTTTGCATCTAATACACCTAAAACTTCTAGCTCCAATAAGCAAAATCAGGAAGACCATTACCTCAATCATGTGAACAGACTTAAAGCACAGGTTCAGGATTTTGATATGGTAGATGATGAGATTGCCAACGATTTTATTCATATTGATACTAAGCAACCCAAAATTGCCAGGTGGATCAAGGTAGCCTTTTCAATTGCTGCAGTAGGTATTGGTGCATTCTTTCTTTTCAATACTCTTTTCAGCAAATCAGAGCTTCCTACCCTTGCTAAAAGCAAGCCTCAGAATGAAGTGATTGTTAGTAAGGGGTCTAAATCAAAAATTGTATTACCTGATGGAACGCAGGTTTGGATTAATTCAGGAAGCAAGTTAACTTATGACGAAAATTTAAACGGGAAATACAGAGAGGTCATGCTGGATGGTGAGGCTTACTTTGACGTAGTTCATAATCCCTCAAGACCCTTTATTGTACATACTTCAGATATTGATATTCATGTATTGGGAACTGTATTTAATGTCAAAGCTTATTCAGTGGATGAAACCATTGAAGCCACGCTGATTCAGGGCTCCATTGAAGTGGTCAACAGAAATCAAAAAGATGCACCTAAGTTAATGTTGAAGCCTCATGAAAAAATTATTTTCAATAAGGAGAGCACTGTTAATGCGAAGAAAGAGGTGATAGCGGGAGCAGAAATAAAAGAAATTCGGGAAGCTTCTTTTAATGTGCAGGTAGTTCCTATCTCTAAAGCTTTAGCTGATTCCAGTATACACGAAACATCATGGGTGTATAACAAAATACTTTTTGAGGAAGAAAAGGTAAAAGACATTGTAAAAAAACTTGAACGTTGGTATAATGTTCAAATTAATCTCGCCAACGAAGACATTGAAAATATTCGACTAAGCGGGTCATTTGTAGATGAAACAATTGATGAGGCTTTACGTGACCTTCAATTATTAATCCCTTTTAATTATGAAATCAAGAACAATATAATTACAATCACCAAAAAATAA